The Eleutherodactylus coqui strain aEleCoq1 chromosome 6, aEleCoq1.hap1, whole genome shotgun sequence genome window below encodes:
- the TMEM86B gene encoding lysoplasmalogenase TMEM86B, which translates to MDILETDSRYRRKSLASVRNTVSKLLPFFMAVCIYFVLWIPLSEPGLYNAFIKCLPIVSLQFYVLIHSIGVCKISFYAQKIYLGLIFSAAGDICLVWPEYFQLGMVMFGLAHIMYTIAFGFHPLNLRIFIFIALLCGGFYSVTFSYLSGPFVYMVAGYTMLIGTMTWRALSRVNLASHTFSWTCVSAALGSIFFIISDCVLAIDKFCFPVFNSREVIMSTYYGAQMLIALSIPDLSRDNFMWKSK; encoded by the exons GTGAGGAACACTGTGTCAAAACTGCTCCCCTTCTTTATGGCTGTGTGCATTTACTTTGTGCTGTGGATTCCACTCTCCGAGCCCGGCTTGTACAATGCCTTCATTAAATGTCTGCCTATTGTAAGCCTGCAGTTCTATGTTCTCATCCATTCCATTGGTGTGTGCAAGATCAGCTTCTATGCTCAGAAAATCTATCTGGGACTAATCTTCTCAGCAGCTGGAGATATCTGCCTGGTTTGGCCAGAATACTTTCAACTAG GTATGGTCATGTTTGGATTGGCACATATCATGTACACAATTGCATTTGGCTTTCACCCTCTGAATCTCCGAATCTTCATTTTTATTGCCCTGCTTTGTGGCGGTTTTTATTCTGTGACTTTCTCATACCTCAGTGGTCCTTTTGTATATATGGTAGCAGGATACACTATGCTGATTGGAACAATGACATGGAGGGCACTTTCTAGGGTCAACTTGGCATCTCACACATTCTCATGGACATGTGTCTCTGCAGCTCTGGGATCCATCTTCTTCATAATTTCTGACTGTGTACTGGCCATTGATAAATTCTGCTTTCCTGTTTTCAACTCCCGGGAGGTTATCATGTCAACGTATTATGGTGCACAGATGCTGATAGCCCTCTCCATCCCTGACTTGTCCAGGGATAACTTTATGTGGAAGTCAAAATAA